The DNA window CGCCGTGGATGACCGGGTTGCTGGTCGAAGCTGGCAGGAGCTGTGGTCCTTCGAGGTCGAAGTCCGTTAGTTCccactcgccgccggcgtcgtcgtcttgGGTCATACGGGCGAGCTGCAGCGCGAACTTCGTGTTGACGCAGAACATCCTTCGCGCGGCATCATCGTAGATGGTGAACTCGGACATATAGAAAGGCATCTCCGGCAGCTCATGGACGGTACCGGCCATGAGATCGGCTTGGAGGGCGAGTTTTGGTAAGCACAGCGTGAGGCGTTGTCCATTGGAGCAGCAGATCTTGGCGTTGGGCACCTCGAGCGTGTCGGCGACCTCGAAGCTCTTGTGGTAGTAGGGGCTGTAGTACCTGATGTTCGTGGcgccgacgtcggcggcgctgaGGAGAAGAGGCGAGATCCACGCCGGGTAGAAGGGCGACACGGCGGAGCGCCAGTGCCGGCACGTCAGCGCGAAGCTCGGGTGGCTCGACCACCCGAGCCGCTCCAGGATGAGCACGAGCATGTCCAACGGGAGAGACGACCAGTGCGCCGCCTCCATCTATCCGGCGAGCGGATCGGAGCTTCCttcaagaagagagagagagagttcgTGCGTGTCAGCAATCAACTTAACGCGCTGCGTTCTGTTTTGCCGGCGGGATACGTGGACGGGAGATCAGCAATTAACTTAACGTACTTAGACGGGATACGTGGAGATCTCTATCTCTTCGCCGCCCGAATTACTGTTTTCTTTCCTGTTTTGTCGGCGGATGATTTGGAATTTCATCTCGTACGGGACTCGTCTATTTGTTGTCTGCTATCCAATCTCCGTACGTAGGCGGTGCAATTTCTTTCCTGATTTGCCGGCGGTGCAATTTCTTTCCTGATTTGCCGGCGGTGCAGATGATTGGAATTTCATCTCATACAGGAAATAGGAATAGGAATAGGAATAGGAATTACTGTTTCCTTTTCCCGATTTACCGGCAGTAGTGCAATTTCATCTCGTAAAGACCACACCAACTCCAACTCCACAGCCATCTCATCGTCGTTGCAGATCAGAATTACCGGCGATGCAGATGGACCAGTCGCCGTCCGTCGAATTCATGGAGGCGGCAGGCGACGCATCGGCGCTGGATCCCAAGCTTGCCCCTCTGCTGCTGTTCCGCCACGGCGACGCAACTTTCCTGTACAGCGTGCCGGCGAGAGCGCCGCTCccgaggagggcggcggacATGGATGACATGATGAGAGGCCACCGCTGGTGGACCACGGCGCAGGGCTGGTTGCTCATGGCGCGCCGCGGTTCACCGGACACCTTCCTGTGGGACCCTTTCACCGGCCGCCGTGTCGCCTTGCCTCCTGACCACGACGGCACCGTCCTCGCGGACGGCAGGCACCGGAGGTGCCTCCTGTCGCGCCGCCCGCCCACGGACGACCCGAcctgcgtcgtcgccgtcgtcgtccaccCCGCGGACATGGTGCTCTGGTACTCCCGTCCGGGAGACCAACGCTGGGTGAAGCACCATCACCAGTTCCTCCAGCCCGGGACGCATCTCCCCGAGCACCCTTTCAGCGTCATCTCCTCATTGTGCAGGCTCACGGCGATCGGCGACGGCAATCTCTACGCCGACCTCGGTGAACACTTCTTTGGCGTCCTCGAGTTCTCGCCGGAGCCCGTGTTCACCTTGACCGcggtgagcggcggcgacgacagaAGACAGGGCGTATACGCGTTTCGTACCCATAGCTTCGTGGAGTCGAACGGGGAGCTGCACTGCGTCTGCTTGTATCACCCGGCCGACTGCGACCGGGTCGTCGAGCGTGTCAGCGTCTACAAGCTGAGCACGggcacgggcacggcggcgcagcAGGAGCAAAGGCCAAGACCAGCGTGGGTGAAGGTGGATTCGCTGGGTGGCAGAGCGTTTTTCGTCGAGATGGACAGCTTCGGAGCGTCGCTTGATGCGCGGGGGGGATTGAAAGGGAACTGCATCTACTACTCGGGGCTCAACGGGAAAGTGCTGTGCGTGCACGACATGGAACGAGGAACTACGGCCGTCATCGATCCGGGCGCAAGTCTCCCGTATCACCGGTCGCCTCAAGTCTTGATGCCAACTATTTAGGTGATGATGAGCATGCCTAGTAACTGCATTCAAATTGCATGTACTGTTAGCTCGGCTATATTTCTTTAACGTTTCGTATCTATTGTGTGATTGGGAACGCTCTTTCTCTATTACTTAACTGTCTTAACACAATTATAGTATAATATTTGCTACTATAATTTCTCAGCAACTGTAAAACTTCTCTactaatataaatttgaaagtATATAAAGAAATAGATCTAAAATAAGAATTGTATTTGACATGGACGACTTACACCCGTAGGAGACCAAGCTTACATAGATGCATGACTATGATAGAGTAGTTTCCACTTTTAATTTGTCCAACACAAAGATGATACTATTGTTCCTAGGTACTTCTCTAAAACACCtttcattatattttggttGTTCTACAGAAATGTATCTCGTGCTTGACATTGTTTCCTTTTATATGTCTCATCCAATACACTgtttccttctctttcttcatgTTTACATCTCCTTGAGTTGGATCAAACTCCACCGGTGGATTTGGTCAATCTCTGTCATCTACTGCTTTCTACGGCCAAGATGAAGCCACTTTAATTTCCTCGGCTGCAGGGTAGCAGGAGGAGATTTAACCATGTGTAACCGATGGAAATAAAGGGAAAACGCTGTACATACGAAAGAAGTCGTACGATTTCAGCCGCCGTCATCGTGTTTTGCGGCTGCGCCGCAATCGTTTTGTCATCGTCGTGTTTTGCTGCTGCATGCGCTGTTGTTAGTATCGGCTAGTCGTACGTACCACGGCTCGAAATAAAGTGAGATCCGGTGATCTGCCTGGCATGTTAATTGCAGGATTTTTTGGGACAATTTCGTTCTTACTCTTGTTTCAGtttctaatattaattttaccccttctttttatggtttttgtATTTGcccctgttttttttaaccgaaTGAACTGGATGCCATCTTTTGGATGAAAGTTATGGGCCCATTAGTTGTGAAATGTaaccagtaaaaaaataattaaaaaaagcaaTTTCCAAAATTCTAAAGGATAATTTTGCCCCTGTTAcagctagagagagagagaggaaaaactGGAGTGGCATTTTGCAAAATCTCTGGACGGATTGAGGGGAGGGTcttgcggcgccggcggctaggtaggggaggcggcggtagGGAGGCGCTCGAGGCGTCGGTGGAGGCCGGGAGGCGCTCTCGGCGACTGGGCAAGAAAGGCGGCGGCTAGGAGGGGCTCACGGCACTAGCTAGGCACTCGCGACACTGGCAGCGGCTGGGATGACGACGGCTGGGCAGGGGAGGCGATGGCTGGGAGGCTCTCATGGCGCCAGGACGGCTGGGCAAGGGAGGCAGTGTCTAGGAGGGGCTCGCGGCGCCAACTATGTTAGGGAGGCACTCACGGCGTCAGTGGCGGCTGGGAGGGGGACGTAGCGTGGTGAGACCACTCGCCATGTCCCTGCACTGTGAATGGCCTTGACAAAATGATTCATTAGATCTTCTTGGAGTAGATTTTGTTAAACCATGTTTTTTGAAACATGCACAAAACCATCTTAAAATggaaatttttagatataggCTCTTACAATTGGCTCCTATTTTTTGCAATGAACTACATTTTTCCTTAGTGCTATTTATTCATGCATGTGAAATAGTACTTCTtaaattctatattataagactttaagattttttggatttgcaAGATGtatccatgtatcaatatCTATGttgtgtatatgtgtctagatttagcacacaaatgaatctagataagaccaaaaagtcttataatatggaacaaatgggatagtgtatatatatatatatttgcttcTTAATTTGTTACCGTTCTATTAACTTTTGTCATACATGTTTTAAGataatttgaattcaaatagCTGCACACATTTGTATGATCCacttttgaatttgattttttacacTCATTTTGAATCGTTGCACGCAAGAAGCATTATATGGTGGTGGTAGTAGTTCCAAAAAACGAAAGAAAGAGAGTAAGTAaacaatgcattttttttacagaataAAAGGTACGGAAGTTGTTTTacaaattatatgaattattttttcaagtttgcaattattaataaaataatcttacCTCATTTTGGGTGATCTTTATTTCCTCTCGTTCACTCAGTCTCAGacgtatatttttatgtaaaatttggtatcagGTTTCGGCGTCGAGGTCGTCGCCGAGAACACCAGTGCCGTTGCTGAGAACCCCCCCCCCATCGACCCCACTAGCATTGCTGCGGTTGATGACAGCACCACCGGCGACCAGATCGAGGTCGATGCCACTGCCGACACTGACATCAGCAACAACACCGGCGACCAGATTGAGGTCGATGTCACTGCTAGCTCCAGCGCCCTTGTCACCGTGGCTGCTGAAGAGGGCACTGGCAAGGGCGGTGAGACCATGGCAAGGGCATTGGCAAGTGCTGTTGCGGCTAAcaacaacatcggtagcgaggTCGACGTCGACGTTCCTGAAACTTCTTCCCTCAACAAGCTGGAGTGCTGGATTTGCCGTAAAACATTTGATCGTATCATGAAAGAGCGTCATGTCGGAACCcgtcataatttttttgcccATGTCGCCAAGTGCGAGGACAAGAAAGATCTCGAGGTGAAGAACCGTGACTTTTGAGTCCCGATGAGTAGGATCTCCATAGATGCATGATAcggaagtagtagtagtttcAACTTAAGAGATAATGTGTAATGATGCGTTGCGTTGCTTAGTCGTGCTATGGTTTTCGGTTTATGCCTCCTGGTTGGCATTTTTTGGGTAGGAGATTTTGCTTGCCATTTTGCCAGACTGACTAGGATTGTTGATCATCTGGTTGTTGACCTTTGAAAGTCCATGATCCTGTGATGTTTTTCTTATCTTCATTTTGGATACCTGTGTACGCTGATGTTGCTGGCCTGATTACTACGTTtgtctgaagtctgaactgaAGGGTGTTCAGTGATCAAACCACTCCGAAACCGGCCCTCTGGCGGCGGTATTGCTGCTTGGCTGGTTCGCATTTACTTacactctcttttttttttcttagacaataaactagatttaaatttaaattgttaactttaaatttacagttagttttttacatatttctatcattaacttttaaaaaattaataagaatatatatatataagttttattcgtaaataatttttcgttAGCAGATATATCTTCCGTCTTTCCTCTTTCGGTTCGGCAACAGCAACGGACTCCTCAGTCACCGTCAAGCTCGAGCCGACCTAACGAGAAGGAGGAGatggacgccggcggcgaggatgcgAAGCAGGAGCGGCACCTGGTACTGGCCCACAAGCTCTTCCTTCTCTCCCACCCCGACGTCGACGACCTCGCCAAGGTCGCCCTCCGCTCCGACGTCCTCGATGCCGTCAAATCCGATGGTACCTTCTCTGCCTCTATCCATCGGCACGCCCTCCCTCGAGCCACGTAGCTGACgtaccttgtttttttttctctgcgGGGGTTGATTGATTGGCAGGCATGGCACCGCTGTTCGAgtcgctggccgccgccggcgtgctgGAGCCGGACGACACGCTGCTCACCGAGATGCGCGCGCGGATCGACGACGAGGTCCGCAAGCTCGACGAGAAGTAAGTggattcttcctctcttcagTTCCTGGAATCCGGTTACTTTAGCCCAAAAAATAGGTCGCCGTTGCAGTGATGTTCTATGTGGGGATAAGTTTTGTGATATTGCGGGGCCGACCAAAAGGCCGGCCAAAGTATATTAAGGTTTGAAAAGGAATGTACAGGGGATAAGTTTTGTGATATCTCAGGTGTTGCTATGATCCGTTTGCCTAAACAAGCCTAGCTTACTCTGGATGCGAGACTTCGATTCCAGAACTGGCAGATAAATTCCGTTTGACTGGTCACttgtaatttatgaattatgttTAGGACTTTAGGACCAATCACGGAATCACCTGTATGAATCTGCAGAAGACGATAAACTTTCTCCACGATTTTGTGTCAGAATCCGGTCCATATGCATGCCTCTTTTCATTGTTTCTGTTACGGTTTGTAATGGGGCCTGTAGAGAAGTAATACAGATAGCTAAGGATCACAATTTACAACTTCCCAACCAATAGgaagtaatttatgaattcCTTGTCTCCAAATAAATTACCGATGTAAACTAACGTGAAGGAAGAACGGCGTGTCAAACTTCGTTATCCTTGAGGTCCCAGTCAAGACATGTCCTTTTGGTGATTTGCATAATTCTGCATGTTTCTACTTTCTAATCTTCCATGATGCCCATCACATCCGTATCTAATGTTTCAGTTACTTGCAATCATTTGGTTCCTCTGAAAGTTACTATTTTTTCATGCATGAAGAATTGCTGATGGTGAAGAGAATTTGGGTGAGAGTGAAGTGCGTGAGGCCCATCTGGCGAAATCCTTGTACTTCATGAGGGTTGGGGAGAAGGTATAAACTTGTACCCTTCTATACTTTACATTAAGTGCACTCAAAACTTAACTATTTGCATTCTTTCAAATCAATATTGCAGGAAAAGGCACTGGAGCAACTTAAAGTTACGGAAGGAAAAACTGTTGCTGTCGGCCAGAAAATGGATCTTGTGTTCTACACTTTGCAAATAGGCCTTTTCCACATGGACTTTGATCTCATCTCAAAATCCATTGACAAGGCAAAGAAGTGAGTTATAGCTTTGGGTTGTACCTTTATGGAGTTCCATTCTGCCATCTATAATACTGGATCAATGATATCTGATCATTTATGGTGTTGTTTGAAGCCTGTttgaggagggaggcgactgGGAGAGAAAGAACCGATTGAAAGTATATGAGGGCCTATACTGCATGGCAACAAGAAACTTCAAGAAAGCTGTcaacttatttttagattcTATTTCAACTTTCACGACTTATGAGTTGTTTCCATATGATACTTTTGTCTTGTACACAGTCCTCACAAGTATCATCTCATTGGATCGTGTATCTCTAAAACAAAAGGTAATTGCACTTATTACAGtccctctctcttctattGTATTTAATTGCATTACAAACAAGAGATATGGCAGGTGGTAGATGCACCGGAAATCCTGGCAGTGATTGGCAAAGTACCTCACCTATCTGAGTTTCTCAACTCCCTTTACAACTGCCAGTACAAGtcattttttgttgcattCTGTAAGTGTAAATAAGTTGTCTATGGTTTTACAATTGTTAGAATCATTGATCTGGCCTATATGGTCTAAACTTCTTTTCAGCTGGCATGACGGAGCAGATTAAGTTGGACCGCTATCTTCAGCCTCATTTCCGCTACTACATGAGGGAAGTGCGCACTGTTGTCTATTCACAGTTTTTGGAGTCATACAAGAGTGTGACAATGGAAGCAATGGCTGCAGCATTTGGTGTGACTGTTGATTTCATAGATCAGTAAGTGTTGTCACCCCTCTGCACTATTAGTTATATGTTGCCCCATGTAggatacaattttttttttctgttcctACCCAGTAGAGATAATATCtccctttcatttttttttttttagggaaTTGTCACGGTTCATTGCAGCTGGGAAGCTTCACTGCAAGATCGATAAGGTCGCTGGTGTTCTGGAGACAAACCGACCAGACGCTAGGAATGCTTTTTACCAAGCGACCATCAAGCAAGGGGACTTCTTGCTGAACCGCATCCAGAAACTGTCACGAGTCATTGACTTGTAAATGTCGTAAAGTTCCCCAAGACCATAGACCATACTGAAAGTAGTGTTATGCTTATCCTCCTAGGTTCATGGGAACTGAACTTGATCTATATCTGGCTTTGATTTTGTTGCAGACATTAAAAGTTTAGAGTTTAGACGGAACTTGAGTGTGCAATATCAGTAAGTGCAAGTTCTGGTGCTGTGGATGGGTAGAATGAGAAGAGTGCACATCAAATTCTCACGTCCGCTGACTTATTTTCTGCGTTGTATCTGTTCGTTCAAGTCTTGCAGCGGATGTTCTCTCTGGTTCCTCACAGTTTGATATATGTGTCTCGACATGCCCGTCTGCTCGAAGTACATGGCCCTTGATCAGCTTCCGAAAGAGAATTGCAGAGCAAGCGTAATTCATTTCGTTCTTAGAACatgttttgatgtttttagatgCGATATTTCAGAGAACTGAATGATGCAAGATATCAGAATACAGATAAATGGCATTCGGTTATACTCGGTGAGGCAGCCACTGTAACTCGTCAAGGAAATGAGAATAATATACAACAGTAATCttcgccgcagccgcagccgcgccggcgccggcgaagacGTGCTCAGCGACGACACGCCGCCCACCACCTCCAttggcgcctcctcctcctcctccggtttCGCGCTGCCGTGTACGTGGTGCGGGTGtggccgtcgacgacgaggggCAAGATAAGCGCGGAGCGAGCTTATCTCGTGGAGGTGCGGGGATTGCTGACGTGTGGGCCCGCGCGAGCGTcttgggcccacctgtcggcgagAGAAAGGTGGTCATGCGGCTCGTGTCCTACGACTCCCGGCATACGTGGCGTGGCCACGGTCAATGGGCAGCCGATTTCTGTACAGGAGGCACAGCTGCACCCTGCGTGGCTTCTCCTGGGGACGCCACGTTGCACATGGAACGGCCTCCTATTTCTTGCCTGGGCCCGGGCCGCCGCAAGGCCCGCTTGCTCCCGGAGCCGGGCCATATTGAGCCCAGTGATGCGGGTGTATGCTGCTGGGCTGGCCCACGTCGACGGCGCTGCTgggcccggcgccggcgtggagTGAGCCCGTGGTCTCCGGGCAAGTGGCAGCACGAAGAAACCTAACACGTGCAGGAACATGCCTTCAGATCATTGAGCACACAGTGGTGATTATACTGTCATATACACCATAATACATGGTACTTTCGAGCTGTGATAATACATGGCCGTTGAGACGTTACTGATGAAGACGACGAACGTTTAGTCTATCATAAGACCATTTTCTAGTAGTCCGAGGGGACTAAAAACGTGGTTCTTTTTAGCTTAGGCtaggtttagtttttaaaaactttttccaaaaacatcacatcgaatctttagacatctaaataagcattaaatatatatatgaacattaaaatttatacagttatgaagaaaatcgtgagacaaatcttttgagcctaattagaccatgattagctataagtgctacattaaccACCATGTGCTattgacggattaattagtctcaaaaaaatcgtctcacggttttcggcagaatctaaaatttattttataattagactacgtttaatactttaaatatacgACGTCGATTTGACCTCCCACCTAAAAATTTTGCTTATCTAAACGCAGCCTTATCGTGAATTTGTGACGTCGCCGATGACCGTGGTTAAGACGTGACTAGAAAGCAAGCGTGGCTTGCCACGTGCAAATAGGATAGCTTAATTGAGTCTACTATACATTTTCAAGTTATTCAATATGAAatgatttctaaaaaaattagataaaagCCTATCTAATTTATGCGATCTCTCCAGGGTTTAAAACGTGCATACAACATTCAATTTCCAAAGctaaaaaagctaaacacctttaaatttatattcttttcATGCTAATAATTATGATGcgaaataaaactttatccACTTCCTTTAGCACCCACCTTATTGCTTCTCTCTATAATGATGAAACTCATAATAAGACTCCTTGCTAACTGTTTTTTGAGGCATAGTGGTTACCCTAGGTCCTCTTAAAGAATATGGCCATATGGGCAAAACACTCACTttgtttttctcaaaaaataaagataaaaccataaagttaaaaataagtagGGATAGAAACACCAATAAAGTTGAATATAATGGGAAGAATGCAAATGCCTCTATTGAATAGcaaaattcatatttgatttatattcTATAGCTTAGTTAATCAGACAATAAATGACTTAGGACTTATTAGTATCTCAAtccttaaatatattttaaaagattctAGAGATAAATATGTACAAATGTTTGTCAACATTCACtctaaaatctcttatattaaAGTACCAATGTAATACTTTTTAACCGTAggatttttaaaaacacattgttatattataaagagaaaatctGCTCCATACCATTGAGTTTACATCGATTCAACATTGACTTTGTCGAGTTCTAAGATATACCCTCGGTTAGCAGTTTTCTCTACAATACACCCTTGGATCTTATGCATTTGTAATAAATGTCTAAAATGTCTTTAGACATACAAgattaactattaatttatcatgttagAAGCTCGAGAAAACTATGAAATTTTTTCCTATCATTCTAACAAATCATTATAGTTTGTGGGTATCGTTTAAGAtcgagaaaatatttttccaaaaaataaaatatgaaaaaaaatcttaaaagataCCCACAAACTATAATGATTTGTTAGAATGctagcaaaaattttcataattttctcgatcttctaacatgacaaattaatagtcAATCTTGTATGTCTAAAGGGtattttggatatttattataaatgtaTAGGATCCAAGGGTATATTGTAGATAAAATTACTAACCAAGGGTATATCTTAGAACTCGACAAAGTTAATGGTTGATCGTTGAATCGATGCAAACTCAATGATATGGAGTAGATTTTCTAAAAAGAAATAGTTAAATCTTACCCACCATGATACCTGCATTtacgatataattatatttacacatgtaAATTTCAGTACTTTCTATCTAACTTTTTTTGTgatacacaatatatatgatgattaggataaaaataattgattatGTATTTAATAGAGTAGAATGCATATAAACATATTGACATATAAAACAACTAGGATGCACAAAgcgtttatttttcaagttaattatgaaataaggaataaccatattttatattttagctttaGTTTTAAAGTCACTAGCCACacgtacatataaatatttgacctataggttatatttttttctcaaaaatctTTCCAACTTATGGTCACGTGCATCAGCAATAGTAGGATCTTGAAATGTCCGTGGGACAAACATGTTGAGTAAAAAACTGTAAACTTTTTGGATGAGTAGTGTTCAAagcctattttttttcatctcaaccaatcgtAGGGGccattatttggtttttagggaaaaaaatcaatcaatatattttttaaaaataatttatgaataaaacttttatatatatactttttagtaatctaaaagcgACAAATAGtttattaatatttgtatCTAGTTCCAAAATCCATTAGTACTGTTCAAATATAAGATCATTTTCATCCCATTTAGCTTGTCAtaaataagttcatttctaaataataattatatttgagaTTGTAAAAGTAAGAAATAAATGtattagaaattaaaataaataaaataaagataattgttGTC is part of the Oryza brachyantha chromosome 2, ObraRS2, whole genome shotgun sequence genome and encodes:
- the LOC102719175 gene encoding 26S proteasome non-ATPase regulatory subunit 6-like, which translates into the protein MDAGGEDAKQERHLVLAHKLFLLSHPDVDDLAKVALRSDVLDAVKSDGMAPLFESLAAAGVLEPDDTLLTEMRARIDDEVRKLDEKIADGEENLGESEVREAHLAKSLYFMRVGEKEKALEQLKVTEGKTVAVGQKMDLVFYTLQIGLFHMDFDLISKSIDKAKNLFEEGGDWERKNRLKVYEGLYCMATRNFKKAVNLFLDSISTFTTYELFPYDTFVLYTVLTSIISLDRVSLKQKVVDAPEILAVIGKVPHLSEFLNSLYNCQYKSFFVAFSGMTEQIKLDRYLQPHFRYYMREVRTVVYSQFLESYKSVTMEAMAAAFGVTVDFIDQELSRFIAAGKLHCKIDKVAGVLETNRPDARNAFYQATIKQGDFLLNRIQKLSRVIDL
- the LOC107303686 gene encoding uncharacterized protein LOC107303686; amino-acid sequence: MQMDQSPSVEFMEAAGDASALDPKLAPLLLFRHGDATFLYSVPARAPLPRRAADMDDMMRGHRWWTTAQGWLLMARRGSPDTFLWDPFTGRRVALPPDHDGTVLADGRHRRCLLSRRPPTDDPTCVVAVVVHPADMVLWYSRPGDQRWVKHHHQFLQPGTHLPEHPFSVISSLCRLTAIGDGNLYADLGEHFFGVLEFSPEPVFTLTAVSGGDDRRQGVYAFRTHSFVESNGELHCVCLYHPADCDRVVERVSVYKLSTGTGTAAQQEQRPRPAWVKVDSLGGRAFFVEMDSFGASLDARGGLKGNCIYYSGLNGKVLCVHDMERGTTAVIDPGASLPYHRSPQVLMPTI